From a region of the Qipengyuania spongiae genome:
- a CDS encoding phytoene desaturase — protein MNAEPTLASTSTDPLQTGQPARQSTGKTACVVGSGFGGLALAIRLQSAGIATTIIEGRDKPGGRAYYWHKDGFTFDAGPTVITDPDCLRELWALSGHDMADDIELMPVMPFYRLSWPDGTQFDYSNDEQHLFDEIARLNPADVAGYQRFLDYSAAVYQKGYVELGHVPFLDFKSMLKAAPALAKQQAWRSVYSMVSHFIEDERLREAFSFHTLLVGGNPMKTSAIYALIHKLEKDGGVWWARGGTNRLIAAMVTHFERLGGTIRLADPVKRVHTYGKRASEVETESGWKARFDAVASNADIMHSYRDLLSGTKRGASYAKSLGRKSFSPSLFVIHFGVEGAWPGIPHHMILFGPRYKGLLEDIYDKGVLPADFSIYLHHPSVTDPSVAPEGMSSFYALVPVAHMGKLSVDWDEMGPILEKRVLDEIEKRLIPGLHDRIVTKFHYAPKDFAQDLNAHMGSAFSLEPVLTQSAWFRGHNRDDTIENFYLVGAGTHPGAGIPGVVGSAKATAGLMLEDLTR, from the coding sequence ATGAACGCCGAACCGACGCTCGCTTCCACCAGCACCGACCCATTGCAGACCGGCCAGCCAGCCCGGCAGTCCACCGGCAAGACTGCCTGCGTGGTCGGCTCGGGTTTCGGAGGCCTCGCCCTTGCGATCCGCCTGCAATCCGCCGGGATCGCCACCACGATCATCGAGGGGCGCGACAAGCCTGGCGGCCGGGCCTATTATTGGCACAAGGACGGCTTCACCTTCGATGCCGGGCCCACGGTCATCACCGATCCAGACTGCCTGCGCGAATTGTGGGCGCTGTCGGGCCACGACATGGCCGACGATATCGAGCTGATGCCGGTGATGCCCTTCTATCGCCTTAGCTGGCCGGACGGGACGCAGTTCGACTATTCGAACGACGAACAGCACCTGTTCGACGAGATCGCCCGCCTCAATCCGGCGGACGTCGCGGGATACCAGCGCTTCCTCGACTATTCGGCGGCGGTCTATCAGAAGGGCTATGTCGAGCTCGGCCATGTGCCCTTCCTCGACTTCAAGTCGATGCTGAAGGCTGCACCGGCGCTGGCGAAACAGCAGGCGTGGCGCAGCGTCTATTCGATGGTCAGCCATTTCATCGAGGACGAGCGCCTGCGCGAGGCGTTCAGCTTCCACACCCTGCTCGTCGGCGGCAATCCGATGAAGACCTCGGCGATTTACGCGCTCATCCACAAGCTCGAAAAGGATGGCGGCGTGTGGTGGGCCAGGGGCGGGACCAATCGCCTGATCGCCGCGATGGTGACCCATTTCGAGCGGCTGGGCGGCACGATCCGCCTCGCCGATCCGGTGAAGCGCGTCCACACCTATGGCAAGCGCGCGAGCGAGGTCGAGACGGAAAGCGGCTGGAAGGCGCGGTTCGACGCGGTCGCCAGCAATGCCGACATCATGCATTCCTATCGCGACCTGCTCTCGGGCACCAAGCGAGGGGCGAGCTATGCCAAGTCGCTTGGCCGCAAGAGCTTCAGCCCCAGCCTGTTCGTGATCCATTTCGGAGTCGAGGGCGCATGGCCCGGCATTCCGCACCACATGATCCTGTTCGGCCCGCGCTACAAAGGGCTGCTGGAGGACATTTACGACAAGGGCGTGCTGCCGGCCGACTTCTCGATCTACCTCCACCATCCCAGCGTGACCGATCCCTCGGTCGCGCCCGAGGGGATGAGCAGCTTCTACGCGCTGGTCCCGGTCGCGCATATGGGCAAGCTGTCGGTCGACTGGGACGAGATGGGGCCGATCCTGGAAAAGCGCGTTCTCGACGAGATCGAGAAGCGGCTGATTCCCGGCCTGCACGATCGCATCGTGACCAAGTTCCACTACGCGCCCAAGGATTTCGCGCAGGACCTGAACGCCCATATGGGCAGCGCCTTCAGCCTCGAACCGGTGCTGACCCAGAGCGCCTGGTTCCGCGGCCATAATCGCGACGATACGATCGAGAACTTCTACCTGGTCGGTGCGGGCACCCATCCGGGCGCGGGAATTCCCGGCGTGGTCGGCAGCGCCAAGGCGACTGCCGGCCTGATGCTCGAGGATCTGACCCGATGA
- a CDS encoding TIGR04282 family arsenosugar biosynthesis glycosyltransferase, whose protein sequence is MPPEQSPALAIFARWPEPGAAKTRLIPALGAEGAAEVYRRLLAHTIDEARHCGLPVVVRTTGADPARFRAAFGRDIACEDQGEGDLGERLARVPAPAIIIGSDCPDCDASTMRRAAEALRTHPAVIGPASDGGYYLIGLAEAQPAVFADMEWSTETVFAETMHRFAAAGIAPLVLPRLDDIDTPEDLARHPGFAP, encoded by the coding sequence GTGCCGCCCGAACAGAGCCCCGCCCTCGCGATCTTCGCGCGCTGGCCCGAGCCGGGGGCCGCGAAGACGCGCCTGATCCCCGCGCTCGGTGCCGAGGGGGCGGCCGAGGTCTATCGCCGGCTGCTGGCGCATACGATCGACGAGGCCCGGCATTGCGGCCTTCCTGTGGTCGTGCGGACGACCGGCGCGGATCCGGCACGCTTTCGTGCCGCTTTCGGCAGGGACATTGCCTGCGAAGATCAGGGCGAGGGCGATCTGGGTGAACGGCTCGCTCGCGTGCCGGCGCCTGCGATCATCATCGGCAGCGATTGTCCCGACTGCGACGCGTCGACCATGCGCCGGGCGGCCGAGGCCTTGCGGACCCATCCGGCGGTGATTGGCCCGGCCAGCGATGGCGGCTATTACCTGATCGGCCTCGCCGAAGCGCAGCCCGCCGTCTTCGCCGACATGGAGTGGAGCACCGAAACCGTGTTCGCCGAGACGATGCACCGCTTCGCCGCCGCCGGGATCGCCCCCCTCGTCCTGCCCCGGCTCGACGATATCGACACGCCGGAGGACCTGGCCCGCCATCCCGGCTTCGCCCCATGA
- a CDS encoding SDR family oxidoreductase gives MLRVLVTGAAGLIGGEVCALLVAAGHRVTALVHRNPEIRANDRSPVQVAETIRGDVAQHRFGWNQPQFETMANSHDLLIHCAASVRFDLSNSEYAAVNFSGTANALALARAGGMAYLHIGTAYVCGERSGMVLETDPLPEGGFANGYEASKAAAERLVRDSGLTWAIARPSVVTGTHADGTIRQFDTIYAAFRMIARGLVRHMPARADATLDFVPIDHVASGIVAIAERMEAAAGKTYHLVSADPLPVADFASGIGAWPQFEAPDLVAPDAFDPGNLPPRERRLYERTAGVYASYFQRDPRFDDTNLRVLADLSCPPTGAPYLRRLIEFCIADGFLPAA, from the coding sequence TTGCTGAGAGTCCTCGTCACCGGAGCCGCTGGCCTGATCGGCGGCGAAGTCTGCGCGCTTCTTGTCGCGGCGGGGCACCGGGTGACAGCGCTCGTCCATCGCAACCCGGAAATCCGCGCCAACGATCGCTCGCCTGTCCAAGTGGCCGAGACAATCCGCGGCGATGTCGCGCAACACCGCTTCGGCTGGAACCAGCCGCAGTTCGAAACCATGGCCAACAGCCACGACCTGCTGATCCATTGCGCCGCCAGCGTCCGCTTCGACCTGTCGAACAGCGAATATGCGGCGGTCAATTTCAGCGGCACGGCCAATGCGCTGGCACTCGCCCGGGCGGGTGGCATGGCCTATCTGCACATCGGGACGGCCTATGTCTGCGGCGAGCGGAGCGGCATGGTGCTCGAGACCGATCCGCTGCCCGAAGGCGGGTTCGCCAATGGCTACGAAGCGAGCAAGGCGGCGGCCGAGCGGCTGGTGCGCGACAGCGGGCTGACCTGGGCCATCGCCCGGCCATCGGTCGTGACCGGCACCCATGCCGACGGGACCATCCGCCAGTTCGACACGATCTACGCCGCCTTCCGGATGATCGCCCGCGGGCTGGTGCGCCACATGCCCGCCCGCGCCGATGCGACACTCGATTTCGTGCCGATCGACCATGTCGCCTCGGGCATTGTCGCCATCGCCGAACGGATGGAGGCGGCGGCGGGCAAAACCTACCATCTCGTCTCGGCCGATCCGCTCCCGGTTGCGGACTTCGCGAGCGGCATCGGCGCCTGGCCGCAATTCGAGGCCCCCGATCTGGTCGCGCCCGACGCGTTCGACCCGGGGAACCTGCCGCCGCGCGAGAGGCGGCTCTACGAGCGGACGGCGGGGGTCTATGCGAGCTATTTCCAGCGCGATCCCCGCTTCGACGATACCAATCTGCGTGTGCTTGCGGATCTCTCCTGCCCGCCGACCGGGGCGCCCTATCTGCGCCGCCTGATCGAGTTCTGCATCGCCGACGGCTTCCTTCCAGCCGCCTAG
- the crtY gene encoding lycopene beta-cyclase CrtY, with translation MNGHYDIAIVGGGLAGGLIALAVRRAHPAMRVALVEAGDTFGGNHRWSWFDSDIDAAAGALLGAFPAKTWHGGNEVRFPSYTRRLEADYRSLDSRDFDATLRRLLPQDAILTGCLVASLSADAVEIAGGKRIAAARIVDCRTAPPSPHLTGGWQAFVGQTWRVHHAHRLARPVIMDATVDQIGGYRFMYLLPLSETELFLEDTYYQDTPRLDRAALERRIAGYVSGKGWKGEVIHSETGMLPVITGGDFDAHRAALEVPSVALAGARGGFVHPLTSYTVPIAVANALAIADVAADCDGPALARFLSERAQRHWSATGFYRLLGKMLFGAARPEERYRIFERFYRLREPLIERFYAARSTPADMVRVLAGKPPVPVMRAVGALLGKGAPLVQGDER, from the coding sequence ATGAACGGCCACTACGACATCGCCATCGTCGGCGGCGGGCTGGCGGGAGGGCTGATCGCACTGGCCGTCCGCCGGGCGCATCCCGCCATGCGGGTGGCACTGGTGGAAGCGGGCGACACCTTCGGCGGCAACCACCGCTGGAGCTGGTTCGACAGCGATATCGACGCTGCGGCAGGCGCGCTGCTCGGCGCCTTTCCGGCCAAAACGTGGCACGGCGGAAACGAAGTGCGTTTCCCCTCCTATACCAGGCGGCTGGAGGCCGACTACCGCTCGCTCGACAGCCGCGACTTCGATGCAACGCTGCGCCGTCTGTTGCCTCAGGACGCGATCCTCACCGGCTGCCTGGTGGCCTCGCTGAGCGCGGATGCGGTCGAGATCGCCGGCGGCAAGCGGATCGCCGCCGCACGGATCGTCGATTGCCGCACCGCGCCGCCCTCGCCCCACCTCACCGGCGGGTGGCAGGCTTTCGTCGGCCAGACCTGGCGAGTGCATCACGCCCACAGGCTCGCCCGCCCGGTCATCATGGATGCGACGGTCGACCAGATCGGCGGCTATCGCTTCATGTATTTGTTGCCGCTGAGCGAGACCGAGCTGTTCCTCGAGGATACCTATTACCAGGATACACCTCGCCTAGACCGCGCGGCGCTCGAAAGACGCATCGCCGGCTACGTCTCCGGCAAGGGCTGGAAGGGCGAGGTGATCCACTCCGAAACGGGGATGCTGCCCGTCATCACAGGCGGCGATTTCGACGCCCACCGTGCCGCGCTCGAGGTACCGAGCGTCGCGCTTGCCGGCGCGCGAGGCGGCTTCGTCCATCCGCTGACGAGCTATACCGTGCCGATCGCGGTCGCCAACGCGCTCGCCATCGCCGACGTCGCCGCAGATTGCGACGGCCCTGCCCTCGCGCGTTTCCTATCCGAGCGCGCGCAGCGGCACTGGTCCGCGACCGGTTTCTATCGCCTGCTCGGCAAGATGCTGTTCGGCGCCGCGCGCCCGGAGGAACGCTATCGCATCTTCGAGCGCTTCTATCGTCTGCGCGAACCTCTGATCGAGCGCTTCTACGCCGCCCGCTCCACACCGGCCGACATGGTCCGGGTGCTGGCGGGCAAACCACCCGTACCCGTGATGCGGGCCGTGGGCGCGCTGCTTGGCAAAGGCGCGCCGCTGGTCCAAGGAGACGAACGATGA
- a CDS encoding MipA/OmpV family protein produces MIRRLALAAGTIALATPLAAQEAPPAGSGDVYDGTVFDGDYLTIGAGVAYLPSYTGSDDYVLTPFPAVQGSIAGIDITPRAGGVALDFIPDAGSGPDLALGVAARIRRDRATQIEDPVVASLGELDTAFEVGPSAGISFPAVLNPYDSLSFNADVLWDVAGAHDGMSITPSVTYFTPLSRGIAASLSVSANHVDDDFADYYFSVTPAASLTSGLPVYDADSGFRDVGATLFVAYDLDGDLTNGGFAIAGLAGYSSLLGDFKETPFTSIRGDADQYFVGLGLGYTF; encoded by the coding sequence ATGATTCGTCGTCTTGCACTGGCCGCCGGTACCATTGCGCTCGCAACCCCCCTGGCCGCACAGGAAGCGCCGCCGGCCGGATCGGGAGACGTCTACGACGGCACTGTCTTCGATGGCGACTATCTGACGATCGGCGCCGGCGTCGCCTATCTTCCGAGCTACACCGGGTCCGACGATTACGTGCTGACACCGTTCCCCGCTGTGCAGGGCTCGATCGCCGGGATCGACATCACCCCGCGCGCGGGCGGCGTCGCGCTTGACTTCATCCCCGATGCCGGAAGCGGACCCGATCTCGCGCTCGGCGTCGCCGCGCGCATCCGGCGTGACCGCGCGACACAGATCGAGGATCCCGTGGTGGCATCGCTCGGCGAACTGGACACTGCGTTCGAAGTCGGCCCGAGCGCCGGGATTTCCTTCCCCGCCGTGCTCAACCCCTATGATAGCCTGAGCTTCAACGCCGACGTGCTGTGGGACGTGGCGGGCGCGCATGACGGCATGAGCATCACGCCCTCGGTCACCTATTTCACCCCGCTCTCGCGCGGGATCGCCGCCTCGCTGTCGGTCAGCGCCAATCACGTCGACGACGATTTCGCCGACTACTATTTTTCCGTGACGCCCGCCGCGAGCCTGACCAGCGGCCTCCCGGTCTACGATGCGGACAGCGGTTTTCGCGACGTCGGCGCCACCCTGTTCGTCGCCTACGATCTCGACGGCGACCTGACGAATGGCGGTTTCGCGATTGCCGGACTGGCCGGATATTCCAGCCTGCTCGGCGATTTCAAGGAAACGCCCTTCACCAGCATTCGCGGCGATGCCGACCAGTATTTCGTCGGCCTTGGCCTCGGTTACACGTTCTAG
- a CDS encoding metal-dependent hydrolase family protein, with amino-acid sequence MNRPHLTALAALVTAAAALTAAPALADTTVIHAGAVLADAESEPSGPSTITVTDGRIVSVAPGYGTAPAGAEIIDLKTKTVVPGLVDLHVHLTGDPGGDFWREAVEPDEWGVVVGAKNARLTALAGFTTVREAGSAQETAFSLRRGTAEGMIPGPRIVAAGPPLAIVGGHGDVSGFRPEINQLLSSGYTCTGAVECVEKVRRASQNGADVIKITATGGVLSQQGRGLGAHFTSEEMESIADTAHSLGLKVMAHAHGARGIEAAARAGIDTVEHSTYIDEAAAEAMKDNGTVLIPTLMAFQGVTERLGQGIYTPTVETKIREVAETAKVFMGRAREWGVPIAFGTDAGVFEHGRNAEEFALMVAQGMSNRDAFASATTRAAEVLEMENEIGRIAPGYSADIIAVEGNPLSDVTVLEGVDWVMVRGRVIE; translated from the coding sequence ATGAATCGCCCGCATCTTACCGCCCTTGCCGCACTGGTGACGGCCGCCGCCGCCCTGACCGCGGCGCCAGCCCTTGCCGACACCACCGTGATCCACGCAGGGGCCGTGCTGGCCGATGCCGAGAGCGAGCCGAGCGGGCCTTCGACCATCACTGTCACCGACGGGCGGATCGTTTCGGTTGCGCCCGGGTACGGTACCGCACCGGCCGGGGCCGAAATCATCGATCTGAAGACCAAGACCGTGGTTCCGGGGCTCGTCGATCTCCACGTCCACCTGACCGGCGATCCGGGCGGTGATTTCTGGCGCGAGGCGGTCGAGCCCGACGAATGGGGCGTCGTCGTCGGTGCCAAGAATGCGCGGCTAACCGCGCTGGCCGGCTTCACCACCGTGCGCGAGGCGGGCAGCGCGCAGGAAACCGCCTTCTCCCTTCGACGCGGCACGGCCGAAGGCATGATCCCCGGCCCTCGCATCGTCGCCGCCGGTCCGCCGCTCGCCATCGTCGGCGGGCATGGCGACGTGTCCGGCTTCCGGCCGGAGATCAACCAGCTCCTGTCTTCGGGCTACACCTGCACCGGCGCGGTCGAATGTGTGGAGAAGGTGCGCCGCGCGAGCCAGAACGGGGCGGACGTGATCAAGATTACCGCGACCGGCGGCGTGCTCAGCCAGCAGGGCCGCGGGCTCGGCGCGCACTTCACCTCCGAAGAGATGGAAAGCATCGCCGACACGGCGCACTCGCTCGGCCTCAAGGTCATGGCCCATGCCCATGGCGCGCGGGGGATCGAAGCGGCGGCGCGCGCCGGAATCGATACGGTAGAGCACAGCACCTATATCGACGAGGCGGCGGCCGAGGCGATGAAGGACAACGGCACCGTTCTCATACCCACGCTGATGGCGTTCCAGGGTGTCACCGAAAGACTGGGTCAGGGTATCTATACCCCGACAGTCGAGACCAAGATCCGCGAGGTCGCGGAAACCGCTAAGGTGTTCATGGGCCGGGCGCGCGAATGGGGCGTGCCGATCGCGTTCGGCACCGATGCGGGCGTGTTCGAACATGGCCGCAACGCGGAGGAATTCGCGCTGATGGTGGCGCAGGGCATGTCGAACCGCGACGCTTTTGCCTCCGCCACCACGCGGGCGGCCGAGGTGCTGGAGATGGAGAACGAGATCGGGCGTATCGCGCCGGGCTATTCGGCCGACATCATCGCGGTCGAGGGCAATCCGCTGAGCGATGTCACCGTGCTTGAAGGTGTCGACTGGGTGATGGTGCGCGGCCGGGTCATCGAATAG
- a CDS encoding glycosyltransferase: protein MSVTILVPVLDEERALPDLVARLARLDPAPAQILLVDGESTDRSVAIAREAGWDVMMAERGRARQINAGVAAAKGDVVCVLHADTLPPEDAVAVIERTLADPRIALASFTPVIGGPGGTRWITTAHNRAKTWYAPLITRPHLFLRGVRLLFGDHAMFFRRADFLAIGGCTPGDAVMEEADLCVKFARLGRIRMVPRRVETSDRRIAAWGPWKANWIYFKVGMLWALGLRHRMARHYPDVR from the coding sequence GTGAGCGTCACCATACTTGTCCCCGTGCTGGATGAAGAACGCGCGCTGCCCGATCTCGTGGCGCGGCTGGCACGCCTCGATCCCGCGCCCGCACAGATCCTGTTGGTCGACGGCGAAAGCACCGATCGTTCGGTCGCGATCGCGCGTGAGGCGGGGTGGGACGTGATGATGGCGGAACGCGGCCGCGCGCGGCAGATCAACGCCGGGGTCGCCGCGGCGAAGGGGGACGTGGTCTGCGTGCTTCACGCCGACACCCTGCCGCCCGAGGACGCGGTGGCGGTGATCGAGCGAACGCTGGCCGATCCGCGCATTGCGCTCGCCAGCTTCACGCCCGTCATCGGCGGGCCGGGCGGCACGCGCTGGATCACCACCGCGCACAATCGGGCCAAGACCTGGTATGCGCCGCTGATAACCCGCCCCCATCTCTTCCTGCGCGGCGTGCGGCTCCTGTTCGGGGATCACGCCATGTTCTTCCGGCGCGCGGACTTCCTTGCCATCGGTGGCTGCACGCCGGGCGATGCGGTGATGGAAGAGGCCGATCTCTGCGTGAAATTCGCCCGCCTCGGCCGGATCCGCATGGTCCCCCGCCGCGTGGAGACATCCGACCGGCGCATCGCCGCATGGGGGCCGTGGAAGGCGAACTGGATCTATTTCAAGGTCGGAATGCTCTGGGCCCTCGGCCTGCGCCACCGCATGGCGCGCCATTATCCGGACGTGCGCTAG